A window from Manduca sexta isolate Smith_Timp_Sample1 chromosome 24, JHU_Msex_v1.0, whole genome shotgun sequence encodes these proteins:
- the LOC115450563 gene encoding O-acyltransferase like protein isoform X2: MGNYHQCLGIQETLPDLSIDGKYCTISVPLDQDLVLPSFPDLPGLPDFPGWPDIPWPELNPELTRIPKETHDRVKTFRSLHADGLSNPRALLSSEKRDVTLNLAICIPKACTTREAIDGMLFNTTAVGFQYKDDFCRLPGDKPWVAADYIAIVIFGTIAVITILSTAYDIRHNIILKREPKQINKLLQSFSVYTNTRRLVTYTSVPGTLECLDGIRVMAMLWVIVGHTYVTKFNESLANPLDVLNWMTSFSSLWITSAPFTVDTFFMISGLLVVYTTAGKLTRMNLLKNLHFFYLNRLLRMFPVLAAFVLLQASILNWISDGPNWTTVAQSTNSCRVFWWSTLLHIQNYVNPGHMCVAQTWYLAVDVQMHILSPLVLFWVLGTRRRVAWTALTVAMILALVPATVYNVIMEFPAGPVTISRASEQAYYMFNYYVNTLTRCSPFFVGMIYGYLLHLNKGRVVMISKLSATVLWLCATILSTTVFMSSYPILQSDWDNQAVDTTINSVSRPAWALAIGWMVFACVHGYGGPINWYLSLKMWKFPSRLSYAMYIVHYSLMFVVNSTAITPYHFTVMGTMYRFFGDLGLTLVLSFVLTVTVDSPCSTLIKHFLGNGPKRQQVKPSIEEEKEGEFTGRINHAYISDETKSKL; this comes from the exons ATGGGTAATTACCACCAGTGTCTCGGAATACAGGAGACTTTGCCAGATCTGTCAATCGACGGCAAATACTGCACAATCAGTGTGCCCCTTGATCAGGATTTAGTTTTGCCGTCTTTCCCCGATTTGCCAGGATTACCGGACTTCCCAGGATGGCCAGATATCCCTTGGCCAGAGTTGAATCCGGAATTGACTCGCATACCTAAAGAAACGCATGACCGTGTAAAGACATTTAGATCTCTGCATGCAGACGGCTTGTCTAATCCTAGAGC acTTCTATCATCAGAAAAGCGTGATGTGACACTGAATCTAGCTATATGCATACCCAAAGCATGTACAACGCGGGAAGCGATCGACGGGATGCTTTTCAACACAACGGCTGTAGGCTTTCAATATAAAGACGATTTTTGTCGCTTGCCCGGCGACAAACCGTGGGTGGCCGCTGATTATATAGCTAT tgtCATATTTGGAACAATTGCTGTCATCACAATTTTAAGCACAGCGTACGACATACGCCacaatattattcttaaaaGAG AACCAaagcaaataaacaaactccTGCAATCGTTTTCCGTGTACACTAACACGCGACGTCTCGTCACGTACACGTCGGTGCCGGGGACCCTGGAGTGTCTGGACGGCATCAGGGTGATGGCCATGCTGTGGGTCATAGTGGGCCACACGTACGTCACCAAGTTCAACGAATCACTCGCAAATCCTCTGGACGTTTTGAAT TGGATGACCTCGTTCAGTTCCCTTTGGATCACGTCGGCGCCATTCACTGTGGACACTTTCTTCATGATCAGCGGTCTGCTGGTCGTCTACACTACTGCTGGAAAATTAACCAgaa tgaATCTACTAAAGAATCtccattttttctatttgaatcGTTTGCTGCGAATGTTTCCCGTACTGGCCGCGTTCGTGTTGCTCCAAGCGTCTATACTGAACTGGATATCGGACGGTCCAAACTGGACCACGGTTGCCCAGAGTACGAACAGTTGCAGGGTGTTCTGGTGGTCCACTCTTCTGCACATACAAAACTACGTCAACCCAGGTCATATG TGCGTCGCCCAAACCTGGTACCTGGCGGTGGACGTGCAGATGCATATCCTGTCCCCCCTGGTCCTGTTCTGGGTTCTGGGCACCAGGAGAAGGGTGGCGTGGACCGCGCTGACGGTAGCTATGATACTGGCACTGGTCCCCGCCACTGTGTACAACGTCATAATGGAGTTTCCTGCGGGTCCAGTTACAATTTC CCGTGCGAGTGAGCAAGCGTACTACATGTTTAATTACTACGTCAATACTCTGACGCGCTGTTCGCCGTTCTTCGTCGGAATGATATACGGGTACCTCTTGCATCTGAACAAAGGGAGAGTCGTTATGATATCTAAG TTGAGCGCAACAGTCCTGTGGCTGTGCGCTACTATTCTATCCACTACTGTGTTCATGTCGTCATATCCAATCCTCCAATCCGACTGGGATAACCAAGCTGTGGACACTACCATCAACTCCGTGTCCCGTCCGGCCTGGGCATTGGCTATCGGATGGATGGTATTCGCGTGTGTGCACGGCTACGGTG GTCCGATAAACTGGTACCTGTCTCTGAAAATGTGGAAGTTCCCGAGCCGGCTCTCGTACGCGATGTACATCGTCCACTACAGCCTCATGTTCGTCGTCAACTCGACCGCCATCACGCCATACCACTTCACCGTAATGGGCACG ATGTACCGTTTTTTCGGTGATTTAGGTCTGACGTTGGTGTTATCGTTCGTTTTGACGGTGACGGTGGACTCTCCCTGCAGTACACTCATCAAACATTTCCTAGGCAATG GTCCTAAAAGGCAACAAGTCAAGCCCTCAATTGAAGAGGAGAAAGAAGGTGAATTTACCGGAAGAATTAATCATGCATACATTAGTGatgaaacaaaaagtaaattgtaG
- the LOC115450563 gene encoding O-acyltransferase like protein isoform X1: MEKFFVLVLMNLFFYKYTNGHLVIPTDGSMSNLAFDQQLYEDVLDPELCQEQINYLRLNNTLLLARFFDAGIRTPKGILEGNFLDMGNYHQCLGIQETLPDLSIDGKYCTISVPLDQDLVLPSFPDLPGLPDFPGWPDIPWPELNPELTRIPKETHDRVKTFRSLHADGLSNPRALLSSEKRDVTLNLAICIPKACTTREAIDGMLFNTTAVGFQYKDDFCRLPGDKPWVAADYIAIVIFGTIAVITILSTAYDIRHNIILKREPKQINKLLQSFSVYTNTRRLVTYTSVPGTLECLDGIRVMAMLWVIVGHTYVTKFNESLANPLDVLNWMTSFSSLWITSAPFTVDTFFMISGLLVVYTTAGKLTRMNLLKNLHFFYLNRLLRMFPVLAAFVLLQASILNWISDGPNWTTVAQSTNSCRVFWWSTLLHIQNYVNPGHMCVAQTWYLAVDVQMHILSPLVLFWVLGTRRRVAWTALTVAMILALVPATVYNVIMEFPAGPVTISRASEQAYYMFNYYVNTLTRCSPFFVGMIYGYLLHLNKGRVVMISKLSATVLWLCATILSTTVFMSSYPILQSDWDNQAVDTTINSVSRPAWALAIGWMVFACVHGYGGPINWYLSLKMWKFPSRLSYAMYIVHYSLMFVVNSTAITPYHFTVMGTMYRFFGDLGLTLVLSFVLTVTVDSPCSTLIKHFLGNGPKRQQVKPSIEEEKEGEFTGRINHAYISDETKSKL, encoded by the exons atggagaAGTTTTTCGTTTTAGTgttgatgaatttatttttttataaatatacaaatggtCATTTAGTAATACCAACAGATGGGTCTATGTCTAATCTCGCGTTTGATCAGCAACTCTACGAAGATGTTTTGGATCCAGAGTTGTGTCAagagcaaataaattatttgcgcTTGAATAACACTCTTCTTCTGGCaagat TTTTTGACGCCGGAATTAGAACACCCAAAGGAATTTTGGAAGGAAATTTCCTTGATATGGGTAATTACCACCAGTGTCTCGGAATACAGGAGACTTTGCCAGATCTGTCAATCGACGGCAAATACTGCACAATCAGTGTGCCCCTTGATCAGGATTTAGTTTTGCCGTCTTTCCCCGATTTGCCAGGATTACCGGACTTCCCAGGATGGCCAGATATCCCTTGGCCAGAGTTGAATCCGGAATTGACTCGCATACCTAAAGAAACGCATGACCGTGTAAAGACATTTAGATCTCTGCATGCAGACGGCTTGTCTAATCCTAGAGC acTTCTATCATCAGAAAAGCGTGATGTGACACTGAATCTAGCTATATGCATACCCAAAGCATGTACAACGCGGGAAGCGATCGACGGGATGCTTTTCAACACAACGGCTGTAGGCTTTCAATATAAAGACGATTTTTGTCGCTTGCCCGGCGACAAACCGTGGGTGGCCGCTGATTATATAGCTAT tgtCATATTTGGAACAATTGCTGTCATCACAATTTTAAGCACAGCGTACGACATACGCCacaatattattcttaaaaGAG AACCAaagcaaataaacaaactccTGCAATCGTTTTCCGTGTACACTAACACGCGACGTCTCGTCACGTACACGTCGGTGCCGGGGACCCTGGAGTGTCTGGACGGCATCAGGGTGATGGCCATGCTGTGGGTCATAGTGGGCCACACGTACGTCACCAAGTTCAACGAATCACTCGCAAATCCTCTGGACGTTTTGAAT TGGATGACCTCGTTCAGTTCCCTTTGGATCACGTCGGCGCCATTCACTGTGGACACTTTCTTCATGATCAGCGGTCTGCTGGTCGTCTACACTACTGCTGGAAAATTAACCAgaa tgaATCTACTAAAGAATCtccattttttctatttgaatcGTTTGCTGCGAATGTTTCCCGTACTGGCCGCGTTCGTGTTGCTCCAAGCGTCTATACTGAACTGGATATCGGACGGTCCAAACTGGACCACGGTTGCCCAGAGTACGAACAGTTGCAGGGTGTTCTGGTGGTCCACTCTTCTGCACATACAAAACTACGTCAACCCAGGTCATATG TGCGTCGCCCAAACCTGGTACCTGGCGGTGGACGTGCAGATGCATATCCTGTCCCCCCTGGTCCTGTTCTGGGTTCTGGGCACCAGGAGAAGGGTGGCGTGGACCGCGCTGACGGTAGCTATGATACTGGCACTGGTCCCCGCCACTGTGTACAACGTCATAATGGAGTTTCCTGCGGGTCCAGTTACAATTTC CCGTGCGAGTGAGCAAGCGTACTACATGTTTAATTACTACGTCAATACTCTGACGCGCTGTTCGCCGTTCTTCGTCGGAATGATATACGGGTACCTCTTGCATCTGAACAAAGGGAGAGTCGTTATGATATCTAAG TTGAGCGCAACAGTCCTGTGGCTGTGCGCTACTATTCTATCCACTACTGTGTTCATGTCGTCATATCCAATCCTCCAATCCGACTGGGATAACCAAGCTGTGGACACTACCATCAACTCCGTGTCCCGTCCGGCCTGGGCATTGGCTATCGGATGGATGGTATTCGCGTGTGTGCACGGCTACGGTG GTCCGATAAACTGGTACCTGTCTCTGAAAATGTGGAAGTTCCCGAGCCGGCTCTCGTACGCGATGTACATCGTCCACTACAGCCTCATGTTCGTCGTCAACTCGACCGCCATCACGCCATACCACTTCACCGTAATGGGCACG ATGTACCGTTTTTTCGGTGATTTAGGTCTGACGTTGGTGTTATCGTTCGTTTTGACGGTGACGGTGGACTCTCCCTGCAGTACACTCATCAAACATTTCCTAGGCAATG GTCCTAAAAGGCAACAAGTCAAGCCCTCAATTGAAGAGGAGAAAGAAGGTGAATTTACCGGAAGAATTAATCATGCATACATTAGTGatgaaacaaaaagtaaattgtaG